One genomic region from Dehalobacter restrictus DSM 9455 encodes:
- the trxB gene encoding thioredoxin-disulfide reductase, translating into MYDLIIIGGGPAGLTAAIYAARGGLKTAVVESMMPGGQAAATEKIENYPGFPEGITGFDLMNAFYKQAMNQGAEFIFEPVLQLDLQKEMKTVVTGQQTLEAKAMIIAAGSKPRFLGVAGEDTFHGRGVSYCATCDGAFYKGKKVAVIGGGNAALEEGVYLTKFASEVYIVHRRKEFRASQIAAQRAKENPKVKFVLDSVVQEIAGKDKVQKIILKNAGSGAVEEIEVDGVFIYIGTEPNTKFTSEYFEVDQYGYIITDALLKTNITGVYAAGDIRNTPLRQVATAVGDGALAAVQVEKFLAKME; encoded by the coding sequence ATGTATGATCTGATTATTATCGGAGGCGGCCCCGCAGGGCTTACGGCGGCCATTTATGCGGCAAGGGGCGGATTAAAAACAGCAGTTGTCGAATCCATGATGCCGGGCGGGCAGGCAGCGGCGACAGAAAAAATTGAAAATTATCCGGGATTTCCGGAAGGGATTACCGGCTTCGATTTGATGAATGCTTTTTATAAACAAGCCATGAATCAGGGCGCCGAATTCATTTTCGAACCGGTCCTGCAACTGGATCTTCAGAAAGAAATGAAGACGGTTGTGACCGGACAGCAAACCCTCGAAGCGAAAGCGATGATCATTGCTGCCGGATCCAAGCCGCGTTTTTTGGGCGTAGCGGGAGAAGATACCTTTCACGGACGCGGCGTATCGTATTGTGCCACTTGTGATGGGGCGTTTTATAAAGGAAAGAAAGTCGCTGTCATCGGCGGCGGAAACGCCGCGCTTGAGGAAGGTGTATACCTGACAAAGTTTGCATCTGAAGTCTATATTGTTCATCGCCGAAAAGAATTCAGAGCTTCGCAGATCGCAGCCCAGAGGGCGAAAGAAAACCCGAAGGTTAAGTTTGTCCTGGATAGTGTTGTCCAGGAGATCGCCGGTAAGGATAAAGTACAAAAAATAATTCTTAAGAATGCCGGTTCCGGGGCTGTGGAAGAAATCGAGGTTGACGGTGTCTTTATTTATATCGGCACCGAACCAAATACCAAGTTTACGTCAGAATACTTTGAAGTCGATCAATATGGGTATATTATCACAGATGCTTTGCTGAAAACAAATATTACTGGGGTCTATGCGGCCGGAGATATCCGTAATACCCCTTTGAGGCAGGTTGCAACCGCAGTCGGGGATGGAGCGCTTGCGGCAGTTCAGGTTGAAAAGTTTCTGGCGAAAATGGAATAG
- a CDS encoding penicillin-binding protein, with translation MKKTKQYFYREWVIYGLLIGLSVLILGRLFYLQVINSAELKARGADFQAIRQTMLYERGTIMDAQGNVLAKSVPVKDVYADPRMLDKSIAKDKTLTSEQILQKKEKIAENIAAILGEDKNDILTLLRKDLAWVSLKRQVDISTAEKIKELDIQGIGFSDNYKRSYPAGEMGAAILGIVNMAGDGVEGLEYSYNAELKGEANLENPVETDQNNEIQDNVQSGDNLTLTLDSTIQHLIEHELDDIVAETKPQRAVILAMDPKTGKILGMGSRPSYDPSNYASTKPDQRKNLAISMIYEPGSTFKIITGSAALEENAINTTQLFKDPGYWVVGGRRITNWDSDKKAHGNITFVDGMKLSSNVVLAQVGQKLGRDLFYTYLKSFGFGSLTDIDISGEERGLLIDKSRVKSLELATMSFGQANLVTPIQLLTAICAVANGGQLMQPYIVENIKNKDGEIVSKTQPKIVRQVISKTTSKTMSDILVSVVDSGTGSRAKIPGIKVAGKTGTAQKIDPETGKYSDTDYIVSFVGYAPADDPKIAVLVVIDTPHAPVIQGGTLGGPRVKNIIEGTLQYYGVPVSAETPSDLTKVDPDVLAEQAAAKNGNTEADKNSPPARQAGEGEVLVPDLKGLTIRQAGELLGKLDLRYEFGGSGLAYKQSPEAGKVVNRGDTIEVLFGTGE, from the coding sequence GTGAAAAAAACGAAGCAGTATTTTTACCGGGAGTGGGTTATCTATGGCCTGCTCATCGGTTTGAGCGTTTTAATATTAGGAAGACTGTTTTACCTCCAGGTTATCAATTCCGCAGAGTTAAAGGCCAGAGGTGCGGATTTCCAGGCGATAAGACAGACCATGCTTTATGAGCGGGGAACCATTATGGATGCACAGGGCAATGTGCTGGCGAAAAGTGTGCCGGTGAAGGATGTCTATGCCGATCCGAGAATGCTGGATAAATCCATTGCCAAGGATAAAACGCTGACAAGCGAACAAATATTACAAAAAAAAGAAAAAATCGCTGAAAATATTGCGGCCATTTTGGGGGAAGATAAAAATGATATTCTTACCCTACTGCGAAAAGACTTGGCATGGGTCAGCCTGAAACGGCAGGTAGATATCAGTACGGCGGAAAAAATTAAAGAACTTGATATTCAAGGGATCGGCTTCAGTGATAATTATAAAAGAAGCTATCCGGCAGGGGAGATGGGAGCGGCGATCCTTGGTATTGTCAATATGGCTGGAGACGGGGTTGAAGGTCTGGAGTATTCCTACAACGCCGAGCTTAAAGGGGAAGCAAATCTAGAGAATCCGGTAGAAACGGATCAAAACAATGAGATTCAGGATAATGTACAGTCAGGGGACAATTTAACCCTGACCCTCGATTCCACCATTCAGCATCTCATTGAACACGAACTGGATGATATTGTCGCAGAAACCAAGCCACAGAGAGCGGTTATCCTGGCCATGGATCCCAAGACCGGCAAAATACTCGGTATGGGCTCCAGACCGTCCTATGATCCGAGCAACTATGCCTCCACCAAACCGGATCAAAGGAAAAACCTGGCCATCAGCATGATTTATGAACCCGGGTCCACGTTTAAAATCATCACCGGATCGGCAGCACTCGAAGAAAATGCCATTAATACGACCCAACTCTTCAAAGATCCGGGCTATTGGGTTGTCGGGGGCCGCAGGATCACAAACTGGGATTCCGACAAAAAGGCGCATGGCAACATTACTTTCGTCGATGGCATGAAGCTGTCTTCCAACGTTGTACTTGCCCAGGTCGGACAAAAACTAGGCAGAGACCTATTCTATACATACTTAAAGTCTTTTGGCTTCGGAAGTCTGACAGATATTGATATTTCCGGTGAAGAAAGGGGCCTATTGATTGACAAGAGCAGGGTCAAAAGCCTTGAACTGGCGACCATGTCGTTCGGTCAGGCCAACCTTGTCACCCCGATCCAGCTCTTAACGGCGATCTGTGCGGTGGCCAACGGAGGCCAGCTCATGCAGCCGTATATTGTAGAAAACATTAAGAATAAGGACGGGGAGATCGTCAGTAAAACCCAGCCGAAGATTGTCCGTCAGGTTATTTCCAAGACAACCAGCAAGACCATGAGCGATATCCTCGTGAGTGTCGTAGACAGCGGTACCGGAAGCCGGGCTAAAATTCCCGGTATCAAAGTTGCCGGCAAAACGGGAACAGCCCAGAAAATTGATCCTGAAACCGGGAAGTACTCGGATACCGATTATATCGTCTCTTTTGTCGGCTATGCTCCGGCCGACGATCCAAAGATCGCAGTACTGGTAGTTATTGATACACCGCATGCACCGGTCATCCAGGGGGGGACACTCGGTGGACCGCGCGTTAAAAATATTATCGAGGGCACCCTGCAATATTATGGCGTGCCGGTTTCCGCTGAGACCCCGAGTGATCTTACCAAGGTTGACCCTGACGTTCTGGCGGAGCAAGCGGCCGCGAAAAATGGTAATACGGAAGCAGACAAGAACAGTCCCCCTGCCAGACAGGCCGGGGAAGGCGAAGTGCTTGTACCTGATCTGAAAGGACTGACCATCAGACAAGCCGGCGAATTACTAGGAAAACTGGATTTGCGCTATGAATTTGGCGGCAGCGGCCTCGCCTATAAGCAGTCACCGGAGGCCGGCAAAGTTGTCAATCGGGGAGATACGATCGAAGTTCTGTTTGGGACAGGTGAGTAG
- a CDS encoding M20/M25/M40 family metallo-hydrolase: protein MHVLRNSFELARELTCSLTEMTGVSGYEQGLKTTLQDIFAPLSTETFSDFIGNFYAVKKGEHSGKHSVMLAAHIDEIGLMITHIDERGFLHFATLGGIDQRTLLYQEILVHGKGDLRGIVCLGSSHKDSKKRQTLDIEDLVIDIGLNDAAAAQMVKPGDIASIKRGPLQLLNDRISGKALDDRAGVAVLAVCLNELMGMKHQHDVVAVATVQEEVGLRGGLTSSERLLPSLAVAVDVTHAQTLDTKSQVSAELAKGPVISLGPNIHPWVYARLSDSAQQNRIVCQRQAVPGATGTDARVIQLTGYGIPTGLVSIPLRYMHTSVETASLQDIVECGKLLAYFIASLPEELEEI, encoded by the coding sequence ATGCACGTGCTAAGGAATTCCTTCGAGCTTGCGCGGGAACTTACCTGTTCGTTGACGGAAATGACAGGTGTTTCCGGATATGAACAGGGTTTAAAAACAACACTTCAGGATATTTTTGCGCCACTATCGACAGAGACTTTCTCTGATTTTATCGGCAATTTCTATGCGGTTAAGAAAGGAGAGCACAGCGGGAAACATTCCGTAATGCTCGCTGCCCATATCGACGAGATCGGGTTGATGATCACCCATATTGATGAAAGAGGATTTTTACACTTTGCCACGCTCGGCGGAATTGACCAGAGAACCTTGCTTTACCAGGAAATCCTGGTACACGGAAAGGGAGATCTGCGTGGCATAGTTTGCCTGGGATCTTCCCACAAGGACAGCAAGAAGCGGCAGACCCTCGATATAGAGGACCTGGTGATCGATATCGGTCTTAATGATGCAGCGGCAGCTCAAATGGTTAAACCGGGAGATATCGCCAGCATCAAAAGGGGCCCGCTGCAGCTGCTTAACGACAGAATATCCGGCAAAGCGCTTGACGACAGAGCTGGAGTCGCAGTACTGGCGGTATGCCTGAACGAACTGATGGGTATGAAACATCAGCATGATGTGGTAGCGGTCGCTACGGTTCAGGAGGAAGTGGGTTTAAGAGGAGGGCTTACCAGCTCGGAGCGGCTTTTGCCGTCGCTGGCAGTTGCCGTTGATGTGACGCATGCCCAAACGCTGGATACCAAAAGTCAGGTTTCCGCTGAACTGGCGAAAGGACCGGTGATCAGTCTCGGCCCGAATATCCATCCCTGGGTCTACGCCAGGCTCTCCGACAGTGCGCAGCAGAACAGGATTGTCTGTCAGCGGCAGGCAGTTCCAGGAGCGACAGGCACCGATGCCAGAGTGATTCAGCTGACCGGTTACGGCATACCGACCGGGTTGGTGTCCATACCTCTCCGGTATATGCATACATCCGTCGAGACGGCCTCGCTGCAGGATATTGTTGAATGCGGCAAGCTGCTGGCGTATTTCATTGCATCGTTGCCGGAAGAATTGGAGGAAATCTAA
- a CDS encoding LysM peptidoglycan-binding domain-containing protein: MYFGRKSGYMNQPPAVNMMNQPEMTGMMNQQDMMGMMNPEMMSQYEQMGPEGMYAEQTQSGYTCDPCGCTPYYEHMEVHKPLPEVYVVQKGDTVYKIAQRYGLDWRELAGYNHLGNPDLIYPGERLFIPPRY; this comes from the coding sequence ATGTACTTCGGAAGAAAATCCGGCTATATGAATCAGCCGCCGGCTGTAAATATGATGAATCAGCCTGAGATGACTGGTATGATGAACCAGCAGGATATGATGGGCATGATGAACCCGGAAATGATGTCTCAGTATGAACAGATGGGTCCTGAAGGCATGTATGCGGAGCAGACGCAGTCAGGGTATACCTGCGATCCATGCGGCTGTACACCTTATTATGAACACATGGAGGTTCATAAGCCGCTGCCGGAAGTTTATGTCGTTCAAAAAGGGGATACCGTTTACAAAATTGCGCAGAGATATGGACTGGATTGGCGTGAACTTGCTGGGTATAACCATCTAGGCAATCCCGATCTTATCTATCCCGGTGAAAGACTTTTTATTCCTCCCAGATATTAA
- a CDS encoding M42 family metallopeptidase — protein sequence MLLKELSELNGVSGNEKTVRDFILEHLKDRLQDNLNSCRTDQIGNLLIERKGVGKEFGENLPKVLVCAHMDEIGLMITEITADGYLKFQTVGGIEPGILIAKTVVFDSGLQGVIGLKAVHLQKTEERKKIPDIEDLYIDIGASSKAEVENVVKLGDYVTFPTVFEEIGSGLYKGKALDDRVGCAAVIELLEQDYPCDLTAVFTVQEEVGLRGSKVVSNYLQADLALVVEATGAADFTESERENWIVTLGNGPACSLMDSATVYRPGLVQKVMAAAAKNNIPLQFRQGAAAANDAGNIHQAGIGIPTITLSVPCRNIHTMSSIICLKDYQHCIQLLQCILNDIHDFLNFNIS from the coding sequence ATGCTGTTAAAAGAATTATCTGAGCTTAACGGCGTATCCGGTAATGAAAAGACTGTCAGGGATTTTATCCTGGAACATCTTAAAGACCGACTCCAAGACAATTTGAATTCGTGCAGGACAGATCAGATCGGAAATCTACTGATAGAGAGAAAAGGGGTCGGCAAAGAGTTCGGTGAAAATCTGCCAAAAGTCCTGGTCTGCGCCCATATGGATGAAATCGGCCTGATGATTACGGAAATTACCGCGGATGGCTATCTGAAATTTCAGACTGTCGGCGGTATTGAACCAGGGATTTTGATTGCCAAGACCGTCGTATTCGACAGCGGTCTGCAAGGCGTCATCGGTTTGAAAGCCGTTCATTTGCAGAAAACGGAGGAAAGAAAAAAAATCCCGGATATCGAGGATCTCTACATCGATATCGGGGCATCTTCCAAGGCAGAAGTAGAAAATGTTGTGAAACTGGGCGATTACGTCACGTTCCCAACAGTATTTGAAGAGATTGGTTCAGGACTGTACAAAGGCAAGGCCCTTGATGACAGGGTAGGCTGCGCGGCGGTCATAGAGCTCTTAGAACAGGATTATCCCTGTGATCTGACAGCTGTATTCACAGTACAGGAGGAGGTTGGCCTGCGCGGATCGAAAGTGGTAAGCAATTATCTTCAGGCAGATCTGGCCCTGGTTGTTGAGGCGACAGGCGCTGCAGATTTTACTGAATCCGAACGGGAAAACTGGATTGTCACACTAGGAAACGGTCCGGCCTGTTCGCTGATGGATTCCGCAACCGTCTATAGACCTGGACTCGTCCAAAAAGTGATGGCTGCAGCTGCAAAAAATAATATTCCGCTCCAATTCAGACAAGGGGCTGCCGCGGCCAATGATGCAGGAAATATCCATCAGGCCGGTATCGGCATACCTACGATTACACTCAGTGTACCGTGCCGGAATATCCATACGATGAGCTCCATTATTTGCCTAAAAGACTATCAGCACTGTATACAGCTTCTTCAATGCATTTTAAACGACATTCACGATTTCTTAAATTTTAATATTTCTTAA